ACTGGACCGCGAGCGCCGCAACCAGCCGTGGCGGCCTACCAGCTACGACTGGCCGTCCAGGCCAGCTCCGGTCGGCAGTCAGACAGCCGCGCAACACCGGCTCAGATGTCATAGGGCGCGAGTAGGATCCCCGGCATGACGGACTCTGACGGCCGGAGGCGGGCGCACGCCCTGGTCGACGAACTTGTCGGTCCCTCGGACGAGACCGCCGACCGGGCGGTCGAGGTGCTGCACGCACATGCCGCAGCACTTGCCTGGGTGCGCGACACCACGGGAAGTTACCCCGCTCCGCCCATGGTCACGGCCGCGCTGAACGAGGCAGCTACCGCGCTCCGCAGCGGGGGCGACTGGCGCGACCCGGTGGCCGCCCTCGGGCAGGCAGCTGTCGAAGCACTCACCGCTTACCGTTCGACCACGGCAACGTGACCGGATACATCCTCGACGACCTCGCCCTGTCCACCGGTCTCACGCCCGTCGGCAGCGAACACCACCGTCGTGAGTTGTCCAGGCTGCTGCGCGCGGCGATTGACGGCGGCCCGACCCTGGACGTTCCGGCGCTCTGCCTCACGGAGGCGGCCACCTCGCGTCAAGCGCTCGCGGGACATCTCGCCGAGCTCATCGCCGCGGCGCCACCGGGTGCGATTGATCTCTGCGGCCTCACCCGGACCGATCATCTCGACACGCTCCGAATCAATCACCCAGAACTCTCCTGGCCCGCTGTACATGCCGCGAATCATGCCCTCTCAACCGGGCTGCCGATCCTCACTCCGGACGCCACGCGTTACACCGGCGTACCGGTCAATGTGCTGTCCCTATAGGAAGCCACTCCAATCCGCGGATTGCAGCTTGGCCACCAGCAACCGGCGCCCACTCAACCGTCGTAGTCGATTACGACCGTGTCGGTGATCGGGCTGGACTGGCAGGTCAGGACGTACCCGGCGGCCACCTCGTCCGGCTCCAGGGCGTAGTTGCGGGCCATCGTCACCTCGCCGGAGACGACCCGGGCCCGGCAGGTCGAGCAGACCCCGCCCTTGCAGGCGTACGGCAGCTCACCGCGCACCTTCAGTGCGGCGTCCAGCACCCGTTCGTCGCGGCCCATCCGGAAACTCGACGTCCGGCCGTCGAGCTGGATCGTCACCTCGCTGCCGGTCGCCGCCACGCTCGGTCGGACCGGCGGCGCGGGCGGCTCGTCCACATGGAACAGTTCGGCATGTACGGCCTCCGCCGGCACGCCCCGGGCCGCCAGCGCCGCCCGCGCGTCGAGCACCAGTCCGTACGGGCCGCAGAGGAACCACTCGTCGACCCGCTCCGCCGGCACGATGGTGTCGAACAGCCGACCGAGCCGCTCGGCGTCGATCCGGCCGGAGAGCAGCGGCGACTCACCGGGTTCCCGGGACAGCACGTGCACCAGGTGCAGCCGTTCCCGGTACCGGTCCTTCAGGTCGGCCAGCTCCTCCACGAACATCACCGTCCGGGCGTACCGGTTGCCGTACACCAGGGTCACGGTGCTGGCCGGCTCGACGGCGAGTGCGGTCGCGACCAGCGACAGCACCGGGGTGATGCCCGACCCCGCGACCACGGCGGCGTAGTGCCGGACCCGGTCCGGCGCGAACGCCGTGCTGAAGTGCCCGAGCGGCGGCAGTACGTCCACCGTGTCCCCGGCCCGCAGCGTGGTGACGGCGAACCGGGAGAACGCGCCGCCGGGCACCTCACGGACCCCGATCCGCAGCAGCCCGGCCTCGGCCAGCTCCGCCGGGGTCGAGCAGATCGAGTACGACCGCCGCACCTCCCCCGGTACGCCGTCCGGCGCGCCGACGTCGACGAACCGGCGCACGGTGAGGTGCTGCCCGGCCCGGAAGGCGAAACCGGCCCGCAGTTCGGCCGGTACCTCGAAGGTGACCGCGACCGCGTCGTCGGTCAGCCGGTCGACCGCCTGGACCGACAACGGATGGAAGACCGGGCGGCGACGGACCGGCCGGTTGATCGTTACGCTCAAAACGCCCTCAGGTGGTCGAAGGGTTCACGGCAGGCCCGGCACCGCCACAGCGACTTGCAGGCGGTCGAGCCGAACCGGCTGACCTGTTCGGTGTCGACGGCGCCACAGCGCGGGCAGCGGATGGTCAGGGTCAGCGGCACCGGTCCGGCGCTTCCGGCCGGCCCCGGTGGGGCGATGCCGGTGGCGGCCAGTTTGGCCCGACCGGTCTCGGAGATCCAGTCGGTGCTCCAGGCCGGGGCGTACACGGTGACGACCTCGACCTCGGGATGTCCGGCGGCGGCCAGCGTGGCCCGGATGTCGGCCCGGATCACGTCCATCGCCGGGCAGCCGGTGTAGGTCGGGGTGATGGTGACGGTGACCCGGCCGCTGCCCGGCTCCGTCGCCACCTCCCGCAGTACGCCGAGTTCCTCGATCGTCAGCACCCGCAGTTCCGGGTCGACCACCGACGCGGCGGCCCGCCAGGTCGGATCGGTGCGCACGCTCACCAGCGGGCTCCCGGATGGGCCCGGTGCAGCACCTGCATCTCGGAGAGCAGGTAGGACAGGTGCTCGGTGTGCACGCCGGTCCGGCCGCCGGCCGGAGCCCAGCCGTCGGCCGGGCGGTCCAGCGTCGCCCTCGCCAACACCGGCTCCACAGTGGTCAGGAAGGCGTCGCGCAGCCCGGCCGGGTCGACCGGCGCGGACGGATCGGGGGCGAACAGCTCATGGGTGTACGGCCAGATCCCGTCCACGGCCGCCTGCATCCGCCGGTGCGACTCCTCGGTACCGTCGCCGAGCCGTACCGTCCACATGCTTGCGTGGTCGAGGTGGTAGGCGACCTCCTTGCGGGCCTTGCCGGCGATCGCGGCGAGCCGGGCGTCGGCACACCCGCTCAGCGCGACGTAGAGCGGCAACTGGTACGCCGACAGGAACAGCAGCTTGGCCATCGTCACCGCGAAGTCGCCGTTGGGCAGTTCGACCAGCAGAGCGTTGCGGAACTCCCGGTCGTCGCGCAGGTACGCCAACGCGTTCTCGTCCCGGCCGGCCCCCTCCAGTTCCCCGGCGTACGTCAGCAGCAGTCGGGCGGCGCCGAGCTGGTCCAGGGCGATGTTGGCCAGCGCGACGTCCTCCTCCAGTTCGGGTGCGGCGGCCACCCACTCGCCGAGGCGCTGCGCGGCGACCAGTGCGTCGTCGCCGAGCCCGAGCAGGTAGCCGAGCCGGGTTCCGGTGGGTACGTCGGTGGGGTTCACAGATGCGCCGCCCCGTCCGGTACGTCGTAGAACGTCGGATGCCGGTAGACCTTGTCCGCGGCCGGCTCGAAGAAGGCGTCCTTCTCGTCGGGGCTGGACGCGGTGATCGTCTGTGCCGGGACCACCCAGATCGAGACGCCCTCCTGCCGGCGGGTGTAGACGTCCCGGGCGTTGCGGAGCGCCATCTCGGCGTCCGGCGCGTGCAGGCTGCCGACGTGGTTGTGGGACAGTCCCCGCCTCGGCCGGACGAAGACCTCCCACAGCGGCTCGCTGTGCCGTACCGGTTCGGTGCGCTCGCTCACGCCGCTACCTCCACGCGCTCGTCGGTCCGCTTGGCGGCGTACGCGGCGGCGGCCTCCCGGACCCAGCTTCCGTCGGCGTGCGCCCGGCGGCGGTGGTCGATCCGCTGCCGGTTGCACGGCCCGTCGCCGGAGATCACCCGCATCAGCTCGGCGTAGTCCGGCTGGGTGTAGTCGTACGCCTGCCGCTGCTCGTTCCAGCGCAGGTCGGGATCGGGCAGCCGGAGATCGAGTACGCCGGCCTGCTGGACGCACATGTCGACGAACCGCTGCCGCAGGTCGTCGTTGGAGAACCGCTTGATCTTCCAGGCCATGGACTGCTGGGAGTGGGTGGAGTCGGTGTCCGGTGGGCCGAACATCGCCAGCGACGGGTACCACCAGCGGTCCACCGCGTCCTGGGCCATCGCCCGCTGGGCGGGGGTGCCGGAGGCGAGCGTGTGGAGGATCTCGTAGCCCTGCCGCTGGTGGAAGGACTCCTCCTTGCAGACCCGGATCATGGCGCGGGCGTACGGCCCGTACGAGCACCGGCACAGTGGCACCTGGTTGACGATCGCCGCGCCGTCCACCAGCCAGCCGATGGCGCCGACGTCGGCCCAGCCGAGGGTCGGGTAGTTGAAGATCGAGCTGTACTTCTGCCGACCGGTCAGCAGCAGCTCGACGAGTTCGTCCCGGGTCACTCCGAGGGTCTCGGCGGCGGCGTAGAGGTAGAGCCCGTGGCCGGCCTCGTCCTGCACCTTGGCGAGCAGGATCGCCTTGCGCGCGAGCGAGGGGGCGCGGCTGATCCAGTTGCCCTCCGGCTGCATGCCGATGATCTCGGAGTGGGCGTGCTGGGCGATCTGCCGGATCAGGGTCTTCCGGTAGGCGTCCGGCATCCAGTCCCGTGGCTCGATCTTCTGGTCGGCTTCGATCAGGGCGGTGAAGTAGTGCTGCGGGTCGTTGTCGACGGCCGGGCCGTCCGCGACGCCGGGACGACCACGATCGGCGGCGGCCCGCAGCGCCACCTCCGCCGCCTCGACCTGATCGAGCAGGCCGCTGGCGGGTCCGTCATCCGGGCCGGGAAAGTCATGTCCGTACACCCACCAAGTGTTACAGCTCAACTAGCCGGTAACCAAGATGTGTAATACAAATGCGGCCCAGAGCCGACAGTCGGCTGCTCAGCGCGGTGGCACCAAATGTCCGCACTGATGGGTGAATGACCCTGGTCACACCGACTCCAATATTCAGGATCTACCATCTGATATCGGCTTATTTCCGGTCACCGATCTGGAATGCCACGGTCGCGCCATCTGGCGGATCGGGCTCAGGCACGTAAACTTTCCCCGTTCCGTCCTGCCGCCTCCCCCGGCAGTTCGGGCGCGGACACACCGCCGGTGTGGGGCTGGCGGCGACCGCGCTGACGACGACACACCCGCAAGACGCAACAGCGCCCTGTACCCACAGCGGCCCCCCGGCCCTCACTCTTGGAGCCCCGTCTTCATGCGTTCCCGCGTGACTCTGGTGCTCGCCATCACGGCAGTCGTGCTTGGCGGCGTCCTGCTCGTGCCCGCTGCGTACGCCCGGCTGAACGGGACCGCTGGTGGCGACCCATCCTCGGCCACCCCGACGCCGGTCGGGATCGAACCGTCCGCGCCGCCCCCGCCGACCCTGGCCGCTGCGCCGGTGAAGATCAGCGGTGTGGACGGCTTCTTCTCCTGGGCGCTGCTGGACCGGGAGAGCGGGAAGATCTCCGGCGCCAAGAACATGACGTCGACCAACTCCACCGAGTCGATGATCAAGGTCTGGATCGTCTCGGACTACCTGCGCCAGCTCGGCAGCAAGAAACCGCCGGCCAGCATGCTGAAGATGGCCAGCACCTCGATCCGGAACAGCAACGACGACTCCACGAACGCCCTCTACAAGACCGCCGGCGGGACCAGCTCGCTCGACCGCTTGATCAAGATGTGCGAGCTCACCGAGACCGCCAAGGTCATTCCGCCCGGCGACAATTCCGTTTGGTGGAGTTACACCAAAATGTCGCCCCGGGACGCGGTACGGATGGGAGAGTGCGTCAAGGACGGCACCGCGGCCGGACCAAAGTGGACGAAGTGGGTGCTCACCGAGATGTCCAAGGTAAGCGGTTCGGTGAAGGACCAGCAGGCCCGGCAGGGCGGCGGCAAGTGGGGGATCATCGACGGCCTGCCCAAGGGCGTGACGGCGCAGGGCCTGGTCAGCATCAAGAACGGCTGGACCCTGATCAACGCTGACGGCAAGTGGCACGTCAACTGCCTGGCCGTCAACGACGACTGGGTGCTCTCGGTGATGATGCGCTACTCCGGCGGCAAGGGCCTCGGCTACGGCGCCAACGTCTGCGCGAGCGTCGCCAGCCAACTCGTCGCCCCGCAGCCCGGCGCCGCGCTCAAGGTTCCCAAGCCGCTCAGCGCCAAGGCGGCCTGATGGGCGCCGACGAGCGGCGGGCGAGGGCGACGGCCAGATCCAACCGGTCCACGGCGCTCCGGCTGAGCCTCATCTCCGTCGCACTCCTGGTGCTGGTGCTGGTCGGGCTCCGACTGATGCCAGGCTCGCCGTTCGCCAGTACGGCCGCCGCCAAGTGGGGCGAGTCGTCCGGTACGACGGGACCGTCCGCGACCGGTGGGCCGACGAAGAAGCCGACCCCCACCCCGACGCCGAGCCCCACCCTGCCGGCGCTGCCGGTGGCACCGGCGAACGTGAAGATCGACAAAGACGGCTGGTGGAACTGGGCGCTGATGGACACCCGGACCGGCAGGATCTCCGGCTCGGCGAACATGGACGAGACCAACCCGACCGCCTCGATGATCAAGGCGTGGATCGGAGCGGACTTCCTGCGTCGGGTGGACGAGAAGGGTGACACGCCGAGCGACACCCGGATGAGCCAGGTCTCGACCATGATCCGGGACAGCGACAACACCGCCGCGCAGACCCTCTACGAGGTCAACGGCGGTACCGCGTCGATCCGGCGACTGATCAGCATCTGCGACCTGACCGACAGCAGCCCGGCCGCCGACGGTGGCTGGAGCCGTACCGCCCTCTCGGCCCGGGACACCGCACGGATGGGTGCCTGCATCGCGGACGGTCGCGCCGCCGGCCCGAAGTGGACCAAGTACCTGCTCGGCGAGATGCGCGCCGTACGCGGCGTCGGCAACTTCGGCATCCGCAAGGCGTTCCCCGCCGCCGAGCAGAAGACCATCGCGGTCAAGAACGGCTGGGTGGACCGGACCCGGGAGCAGAAGTACACGGTCAACTGCCTGGCCATCGGTGACGGCTGGACGATGGCGGTGGAGACCCGCTACGCGATCAACCTCGGCTACACGTACGGGGCGAAGATCTGCGAGGACGTGGCCCGGCAGCTCCGTACGGACTGACCCGACCCGGTAGCCACCGGATCGAGTCGAGGACCGGCGGTCGGCCGGCGAGAAGGGCGGAAAGCCCGAGGTCAGCCGGTGAAGAACGCGGGGCCGTCGGCCGGCAGCGCCGGAAGGCCGTCCAGCGCGGCGGCCCGACGGGCGAACTCCCGCAGACCCGCCACCTGCCGCTCGCCGAGCGAGAAGTCGAGGGCCCGGAAGTACGTCGCGAGGGTGGCGGCGTCGAACGGCTCCCAACGGGCGGCCGCCTCGGCAGCCTCGTCGAGTTCGGCCAGGCAGAGGTCCCGGGAGCGCAGGAACGCCTCGTGCACGCCCTTGACCAGCCCCGGATGTTCGGCGGCGAAGTCCCGGCGTACCGCCCAGACGGCGAAGACCATCGGCAGCCCGGTCCACTCCCGCCACGCCTGACCCAGATCGGTGACCGACAGGCCACGGCCCGGTGCCTCGTAGAGGGCCCGGAGCGCCACGTCGCCGATCAACACCCCGGCCTCGGCCTCCAGCAGCATCGTGGTCAGGTCCGGCGGGCAGCTGAAGTACTCGGGATCCACGCCGTACCGGTTGGCGAGCAGCATCCGGGCGAGCAGCACGCTGGTCCGGGAGGTGGAGCTGAGGGCGACCTTGGCCCCGTCCAGCTCGTCCAACGGGCGGGTGGAGACGATGTTGACCGACAGCACCGGCCCGTCGCTGCCGACCGCGAGGTCGGACAGGAGCAGCAGCTCGTCGGCGTGCTTGAGGTACTCCACCAGCGGGATCGGGCCGATGTCGAGGTCACCGCCGACCAGTGCCGCGCTCAGCCGTTCCGGCGAGTCCTTGTGCAGGTCGACGTCGATGAGCGCACCGGAGCGCATCAGGCCCCAGTAGATGGGCAGACAGTTCAGGAACTGGATATGGCCTACCCGGGGTCGCCGTAGCTCGGTCATGATCCGACGGTAACCGTCGGCTCGGGTGTCCGCCGCGTTGCCCCGTCCGGAAGTGGCCTATCCCGCACCGTCCGGCGCCGCTCCGACCGCGCGGCCCGGAGCACGACCGGGGTCACCGCCGCGACCACGGCCAGCCCCGCCAGGCCGGCGACGGCGACCAGCGGGCGGGGTGCGAACCCGGCCAGCAGTACGCCGCCGATCAGGTAGCCGAACATCCCGGCGCCCTGGATCGCGGCGCCCTGGGCAGCGAAGGCCTGTCCGCGCTGCTCCGGCGGCACCCGGTTAGCCATCACCAGGTTGCTGAAGACGTTCAGTCCGCCGTTGGCGAGGCCCCCGATCAGCCAGAGCAGTACCAACCAGCCGGCGTCCGGCACGGCCGCGCCGAGCCCGACGAGCAGGCAGGCCAGGCCGAGCATGACCAGCACCCAGAGCACCAGGGCGCCGTCGTCGCGGGCCCGGCGTGCCGTGGGTGCCAGCAGCCAGGCGCCGAGCAGCATGCCGGCGGTCCAGGCGCCGCTGACCAGGCCGAAGACGGTCGTGGAGGCGTGCAGGGTCTCGCGGATGTAGAAGACCTCGATCACGTTGACCGCGCCGACCCCGGCCACCGTCGCGGCGACCGCGAGCACCATCGTCCAGAGCAGCGGATCACGCCGTAGCCGCCAGGCCCCGACCGCCGCCCCGGGGCCGCCGGGAGCCACGGGAGACGCCGGGCCGGCCGGACCGAGGCCGACGGCCGCGCCGCCCACCGCCACTGCGGACGTGTCCCCGACGACCGACGGCACGGTCCCGGTCGCGCGCCGACGACCACCCCGTCGGGTACGCAGCAGCAGTCCCGCCGCGATCAACGCGAGGTAGCTGACCGCGTCGAGCAGCAGCGGGACCCGGGTACCGAAGTTGCCGACCAGCAGCCCGGCCAGTGCCGGCGCGACCAGCATGCCGATCGAGCCGGCGGTCTGGTTGATCGCGCTGGCCCGGGGCAGGTCCGCCCGGCGCACCATCTCGGGCAGCAGGGCGGCGAGGGTCGGCTGGGTCACCGCCAGGCCGCAGGAGAGGAGCGCGACGAGCGCCATGATCACCTCGGGCCCCTCGGCGTAGGCCAACGCGACGCAGACCGCCGCCTGCCCCACGCCGGCCACGACCAGCAGCCTGCGGCTGTCCACCCGGTCGGCCAACCGCCCGGTCAGCGGTGCGAGGAGCACCAGTGGCAGGGCGGCGGCCAGCATCACCCCGGAGACCGCGAAACCACCCGCGCCGGTGGACTGGAGGGCGAGCGCCAGCGCGGTCGCGGCGAGGAAGTCCCCGCAGGTCGAGGCGGCGCGGGCGCCCGCCGCCAGGTAGACGTCCCGCCATCGGGAGGCCGGCAGTTCACCGTCGACGGTCGCAGCGTGACCCGGAGATGCGAAGGACATACTTCGAAAGTAATCCTTCACATCTCTCGACGCAATCCCCGCCCGTCACTCCGATGGCAGCGCCGCGTAGTGGATCATCACGGGGCGGGCCCCCTCCGGTGGATCGGAGCGGTCACGCCGCCGGTACGGCTTCATCAGCTCCTGCACCGCCTCGTTCAGCGCGGTCAGCTCCGCTGCGGTCAGCAGCAGCACCGGCCCCCTGATCGCGGCGGCGTCGTACCACTCCTTCGGCTCGTTCCGGGACCGCCGGACCCAGTCCCGGACCCGCTGGAGATCGCGGGCGGCGTACACCTCGATCAGCGTCGCCTCGGCGTCCCACGCCTCCGGCGACGCGTCCTGCCCTGCCTCGACCCCCCAGGAGCCCACGGAACTGCGCCACAACCGCTCGCGGGCGTCGCCCCGGCTCGGCGCATGCTCGACCAGACCGAACTTCGCCAACTCCCGCAGGTGGTAGCTGACGGCACTGGGCGACAGTCCGACGATCTCGGCGCACTCCGTGGCGGTCACCGCCGCTCCGGTCGAGACCAGATGCTCCATGATCCCCAGCCGGGCCGGATGCGCCAGCGCCCGCATCACCTGCGGGTCGCTGATCATCATCGGGCGTTGCTCGACCGGCTGCTCGGTCACGTCGCCTCCTCGCTGCCCTCGGTCATGTCGTCTCCTCGCTGCCTTCGTCGGCGCCATGACTTCGCAGACTGGGCCAGCCGATGCCCTCGGTGCGCTCGGTCATGCGCCCATGATTGCGCCCCCGGCCTCGGACACGCCAAATGCCTCGCGAACGATCAGATGCCGACCACACGCCGCCCGACTTCCGAGCACGGTCGGGACCGGGCCAGGGAGCCGCTAGGCGACCTTGAGTTGCTCGTCGCCGAAGTCGGCGATGAGCTTGAGCGTTCCCCCGAGGGCGGCGATGTAGCGACCCAGCACATCCTGGGTGGAGACGACGCCGGCTTCGATCTGCGACACCCGGGCGGCGCTGATCCCCATCCGGACGGCAACCTGCTCCTGGGTCATTCCACGCCTTTTCCGGAGTTCAGCCAGACGCCAGCCCCGAGCCTGGTCGAGCATCTCGTCAACGGCGGAGTCGAACGCTTCCTGCCCGCCCGCAGTGTCGACCGCACGCGCCAAATTGTCGGTGTCACGCCACCGCTTAACGCCACTCATCACTTATCTCCCTCTCCCGTTCCTTCAGGTATGTGGCGTAGAGCTGTTCCGCCTCGGGGATCGCTTCCCGGTACCAGCGCCGCCATTGGCCGGACTTGTCCCCGGCAACGAGCAGAATCGCGGAACGCCACGGGTCGAAGACGAACAGGATCCTGATCTCGGTACGCCCCGCGGACGGTGGCCGCAGTTCCTTCATGTTGGTGATCTGGGAAGCGGTGATGCTGTCCACCAACGGCCGACCCTCACCCGGGCCATTGCGTTCCAGGACAAGGATGGCCTGATTGACCAGGCGATGCGTCTCGCGATCAGCCTGGTGCAGAGCGTCGAGAAACTCTTCGACCTGGGCGGTCAGCAAGATTTCCCAGTCCACGGCCCCCTCCTCGCTGGTTAACAATTTTCTTAACACGGATCCGCCCCCCGCCGCAACTCACTCCGATGATCGGTCCACCGGCCCTACCCCGCCGCGCTAAACCTGTCGCCCGGGTGCCAGGCGCGGCGTACGATCGAACGCTCGCGTGCCAACCGCACGCCCTTCCAGCACCGGGCACAGCCGGTACCGCGCTGACGGAGCGCCGGGCGGCCCAGGTCAACCGAGCCGATAATCGCGCACCGAAAGGTCTCATCGGATGACCCTGCCCGCCTTCGACCCGCCCATCGAACACGCTGCCACGGAACACCAGCCCGACGACCTCGACCGGGAACTCGCCGCCGAACGGGCCCACCTGGGCGCCTCCCGGGCCGCCCTCCGGCGGATGCGGGAGCACGCCGAGGCACTTTTCAGCACCGGTCAGGACGTCGCCGGGGACGCGTACGCCGCCGAAACCCTCGGCCGTACGCTGTCCCGCCGGGTCGCCGAACTGGCCGACGATCCCAACACCCCGCTCTTCTTCGGCCGGCTCGACTTCTCCGACGCGAGTCACCACATCGGGCGGCGCCACGTCACCGACCCGGTCGGCGAGCCGATGGTGCTGGACTGGCGGGCTCCGCTCTCCCGCTCCTTCTACCGGGCCAGCGTCCGGGACCCGCAGGGGGTGCACACCCGGCGACGGTTCGGCTTCGGCGCCGGTCAGCTCACCAGCTTCGAGGACGAACACCTCGACCGGGGCGAGGAGTACGGCACGAAGAGCCGGATCCTCACCGCCGAGATCGAACGCCCCCGGGTCGGTCCGATGCGGGACATCGTCGCCACCATCCAGCCCGAGCAGGACGAGTTGGTCCGCGCCGACCTGGCGGACTCGATCTGCGTACAGGGTGCTCCGGGCACCGGTAAGACGGCAGTCGGGTTGCACCGGGCCGCGTACCTGCTCTACCTGCACCGGGAACGGCTGCGCCGGTCCGGCGTACTGGTCGTCGGGCCGAACCGGGCGTTCCTGTCGTACATCTCGGCGGTGCTGCCCGCGCTCGGCGAGGTCGAGGTGACCCAGGCGACCGTGGAGGACCTGGTCACCTC
The nucleotide sequence above comes from Plantactinospora soyae. Encoded proteins:
- the paaE gene encoding 1,2-phenylacetyl-CoA epoxidase subunit PaaE, whose translation is MSVTINRPVRRRPVFHPLSVQAVDRLTDDAVAVTFEVPAELRAGFAFRAGQHLTVRRFVDVGAPDGVPGEVRRSYSICSTPAELAEAGLLRIGVREVPGGAFSRFAVTTLRAGDTVDVLPPLGHFSTAFAPDRVRHYAAVVAGSGITPVLSLVATALAVEPASTVTLVYGNRYARTVMFVEELADLKDRYRERLHLVHVLSREPGESPLLSGRIDAERLGRLFDTIVPAERVDEWFLCGPYGLVLDARAALAARGVPAEAVHAELFHVDEPPAPPVRPSVAATGSEVTIQLDGRTSSFRMGRDERVLDAALKVRGELPYACKGGVCSTCRARVVSGEVTMARNYALEPDEVAAGYVLTCQSSPITDTVVIDYDG
- the paaD gene encoding 1,2-phenylacetyl-CoA epoxidase subunit PaaD — its product is MRTDPTWRAAASVVDPELRVLTIEELGVLREVATEPGSGRVTVTITPTYTGCPAMDVIRADIRATLAAAGHPEVEVVTVYAPAWSTDWISETGRAKLAATGIAPPGPAGSAGPVPLTLTIRCPRCGAVDTEQVSRFGSTACKSLWRCRACREPFDHLRAF
- the paaC gene encoding 1,2-phenylacetyl-CoA epoxidase subunit PaaC — protein: MNPTDVPTGTRLGYLLGLGDDALVAAQRLGEWVAAAPELEEDVALANIALDQLGAARLLLTYAGELEGAGRDENALAYLRDDREFRNALLVELPNGDFAVTMAKLLFLSAYQLPLYVALSGCADARLAAIAGKARKEVAYHLDHASMWTVRLGDGTEESHRRMQAAVDGIWPYTHELFAPDPSAPVDPAGLRDAFLTTVEPVLARATLDRPADGWAPAGGRTGVHTEHLSYLLSEMQVLHRAHPGARW
- the paaB gene encoding 1,2-phenylacetyl-CoA epoxidase subunit PaaB translates to MSERTEPVRHSEPLWEVFVRPRRGLSHNHVGSLHAPDAEMALRNARDVYTRRQEGVSIWVVPAQTITASSPDEKDAFFEPAADKVYRHPTFYDVPDGAAHL
- the paaA gene encoding 1,2-phenylacetyl-CoA epoxidase subunit PaaA, whose protein sequence is MYGHDFPGPDDGPASGLLDQVEAAEVALRAAADRGRPGVADGPAVDNDPQHYFTALIEADQKIEPRDWMPDAYRKTLIRQIAQHAHSEIIGMQPEGNWISRAPSLARKAILLAKVQDEAGHGLYLYAAAETLGVTRDELVELLLTGRQKYSSIFNYPTLGWADVGAIGWLVDGAAIVNQVPLCRCSYGPYARAMIRVCKEESFHQRQGYEILHTLASGTPAQRAMAQDAVDRWWYPSLAMFGPPDTDSTHSQQSMAWKIKRFSNDDLRQRFVDMCVQQAGVLDLRLPDPDLRWNEQRQAYDYTQPDYAELMRVISGDGPCNRQRIDHRRRAHADGSWVREAAAAYAAKRTDERVEVAA
- a CDS encoding serine hydrolase — translated: MGADERRARATARSNRSTALRLSLISVALLVLVLVGLRLMPGSPFASTAAAKWGESSGTTGPSATGGPTKKPTPTPTPSPTLPALPVAPANVKIDKDGWWNWALMDTRTGRISGSANMDETNPTASMIKAWIGADFLRRVDEKGDTPSDTRMSQVSTMIRDSDNTAAQTLYEVNGGTASIRRLISICDLTDSSPAADGGWSRTALSARDTARMGACIADGRAAGPKWTKYLLGEMRAVRGVGNFGIRKAFPAAEQKTIAVKNGWVDRTREQKYTVNCLAIGDGWTMAVETRYAINLGYTYGAKICEDVARQLRTD
- a CDS encoding menaquinone biosynthetic enzyme MqnA/MqnD family protein, producing MTELRRPRVGHIQFLNCLPIYWGLMRSGALIDVDLHKDSPERLSAALVGGDLDIGPIPLVEYLKHADELLLLSDLAVGSDGPVLSVNIVSTRPLDELDGAKVALSSTSRTSVLLARMLLANRYGVDPEYFSCPPDLTTMLLEAEAGVLIGDVALRALYEAPGRGLSVTDLGQAWREWTGLPMVFAVWAVRRDFAAEHPGLVKGVHEAFLRSRDLCLAELDEAAEAAARWEPFDAATLATYFRALDFSLGERQVAGLREFARRAAALDGLPALPADGPAFFTG
- a CDS encoding MFS transporter, with the protein product MSFASPGHAATVDGELPASRWRDVYLAAGARAASTCGDFLAATALALALQSTGAGGFAVSGVMLAAALPLVLLAPLTGRLADRVDSRRLLVVAGVGQAAVCVALAYAEGPEVIMALVALLSCGLAVTQPTLAALLPEMVRRADLPRASAINQTAGSIGMLVAPALAGLLVGNFGTRVPLLLDAVSYLALIAAGLLLRTRRGGRRRATGTVPSVVGDTSAVAVGGAAVGLGPAGPASPVAPGGPGAAVGAWRLRRDPLLWTMVLAVAATVAGVGAVNVIEVFYIRETLHASTTVFGLVSGAWTAGMLLGAWLLAPTARRARDDGALVLWVLVMLGLACLLVGLGAAVPDAGWLVLLWLIGGLANGGLNVFSNLVMANRVPPEQRGQAFAAQGAAIQGAGMFGYLIGGVLLAGFAPRPLVAVAGLAGLAVVAAVTPVVLRAARSERRRTVRDRPLPDGATRRTPEPTVTVGS
- a CDS encoding ArsR/SmtB family transcription factor, whose protein sequence is MTEQPVEQRPMMISDPQVMRALAHPARLGIMEHLVSTGAAVTATECAEIVGLSPSAVSYHLRELAKFGLVEHAPSRGDARERLWRSSVGSWGVEAGQDASPEAWDAEATLIEVYAARDLQRVRDWVRRSRNEPKEWYDAAAIRGPVLLLTAAELTALNEAVQELMKPYRRRDRSDPPEGARPVMIHYAALPSE
- a CDS encoding helix-turn-helix domain-containing protein; translated protein: MSGVKRWRDTDNLARAVDTAGGQEAFDSAVDEMLDQARGWRLAELRKRRGMTQEQVAVRMGISAARVSQIEAGVVSTQDVLGRYIAALGGTLKLIADFGDEQLKVA
- a CDS encoding type II toxin-antitoxin system RelE/ParE family toxin, producing the protein MDWEILLTAQVEEFLDALHQADRETHRLVNQAILVLERNGPGEGRPLVDSITASQITNMKELRPPSAGRTEIRILFVFDPWRSAILLVAGDKSGQWRRWYREAIPEAEQLYATYLKEREREISDEWR